The Kozakia baliensis genome includes a region encoding these proteins:
- a CDS encoding NAD(P)H-dependent flavin oxidoreductase, producing the protein MDAQITTSPARIQARQTLQRLWQPGCDFLGTDVAILGGAMSWVSERHLVSAISNAGGFGVIACGAMTPERLSEEIAATKALTTKPFGVNLITMHPDLDKLVSVCLEHAVGHVVLAGGVPTGATIRQVRDGGARVVGFAPALALGKRLVKMGIEALVIEGSEAGGHIGPVSLTVLAQEILPHLQSVPVFVAGGLARGDAILGYLEQGASGAQLGTLFAASSESIAHERFKKAFVRASARDAVTSVQLDERFPVIPVRGLNNAGSRRFLAHQAETLKKFQNEELTREDAQLEIEHFWAGALRRAVIEGDVEEGSVMAGQSVGLVKAVRPVAEILHDLVEQAVDALVARDTRMAQPSLQGNLG; encoded by the coding sequence ATGGACGCTCAAATCACCACTTCTCCCGCTCGTATCCAAGCGCGCCAGACGTTGCAGCGTCTGTGGCAGCCCGGATGCGATTTCCTGGGCACGGATGTTGCGATCCTCGGCGGCGCGATGTCGTGGGTTAGCGAACGGCATTTGGTCTCTGCAATTTCCAATGCCGGGGGTTTTGGCGTTATCGCCTGTGGGGCCATGACGCCGGAGCGCCTATCCGAAGAGATCGCCGCGACCAAAGCACTGACGACGAAGCCTTTCGGCGTCAATCTGATCACGATGCACCCCGATCTGGATAAGCTGGTCTCGGTTTGTCTGGAACATGCTGTCGGCCATGTCGTGTTGGCGGGCGGCGTGCCGACAGGTGCGACCATTCGGCAGGTGCGCGACGGCGGGGCGCGCGTAGTAGGGTTTGCGCCCGCGCTTGCTTTGGGCAAGCGTTTGGTCAAAATGGGTATTGAAGCGCTCGTCATCGAAGGGTCTGAGGCCGGGGGGCATATCGGGCCGGTATCGCTGACGGTCTTGGCGCAGGAAATACTGCCGCATTTGCAAAGCGTGCCGGTTTTCGTCGCCGGTGGATTGGCGCGTGGCGATGCCATTCTGGGCTATCTGGAACAGGGCGCTTCAGGCGCGCAATTGGGGACGTTGTTTGCGGCGTCTAGCGAAAGCATTGCGCATGAGCGTTTCAAAAAAGCTTTTGTACGGGCGAGTGCACGCGACGCTGTAACCTCGGTTCAGCTAGACGAGCGTTTTCCTGTTATTCCCGTTCGTGGTTTGAACAATGCGGGAAGCCGGCGTTTTCTTGCGCATCAGGCCGAGACGTTGAAGAAGTTCCAAAACGAGGAACTGACACGTGAAGACGCGCAGCTTGAGATCGAACATTTTTGGGCTGGGGCGTTGCGCCGGGCCGTGATCGAAGGCGATGTCGAGGAAGGTTCGGTTATGGCCGGGCAATCGGTCGGCTTGGTCAAAGCGGTGCGTCCCGTTGCTGAAATCCTGCATGATCTCGTTGAGCAAGCGGTTGATGCGCTTGTGGCGCGGGACACGCGGATGGCACAGCCTTCATTGCAAGGAAATCTGGGATGA
- a CDS encoding aspartate kinase, with protein MSTSPTRIVMKFGGTSVADLDRIRAVAARVKEERDKGHQVAVVVSAMAGVTNRMVGYCHALDPMADAREYDAVVASGEQVTSGLTAIALQALGVPARSWQGWQIPFRTDDAHGKARIEDVEGAALLACMEQGVVPVVAGFQGVAPDQRISTLGRGGSDTSAVAVAAAIKADRCDIYTDVDGIYTTDPRIVKKARKLERIAFEEMLELASVGAKVLQTRSVGLAMKEKVRVRVLSSFAPMTEQSGSLVVDEDEIMEKELVTGIAYSLDEAKISVRRIPDRPGIAAAIFSPLTAARVNVDMIVQSVGSDGMTNMTFTVGKADQARALAALEAESDVIQYGEIQTDSDVVKISVVGIGMRSHSGMASTMFETLAERGINVQVISTSEIKISVLIAAEYMELAVRALHTAYGLDAD; from the coding sequence ATGTCCACGTCTCCCACCCGGATTGTCATGAAGTTCGGGGGAACTTCTGTCGCTGACCTCGATCGTATCCGCGCGGTGGCGGCACGCGTCAAGGAAGAGCGCGATAAAGGCCATCAGGTTGCTGTCGTCGTTTCCGCAATGGCGGGGGTGACCAACCGAATGGTTGGGTATTGCCATGCGCTCGATCCTATGGCCGACGCGCGGGAATACGATGCCGTCGTCGCCAGCGGCGAACAGGTGACGAGTGGCCTGACGGCGATTGCGTTGCAAGCGTTGGGCGTGCCCGCACGCTCCTGGCAGGGCTGGCAAATCCCCTTCCGAACGGATGACGCGCACGGCAAGGCACGCATCGAGGATGTGGAAGGCGCGGCGCTGCTGGCTTGCATGGAACAGGGAGTGGTGCCGGTCGTTGCTGGCTTCCAAGGGGTTGCGCCGGACCAGCGCATTTCGACGCTGGGGCGGGGTGGCTCCGATACATCTGCGGTAGCGGTAGCGGCGGCGATCAAGGCGGATCGGTGCGATATCTATACCGATGTCGATGGAATTTACACGACCGACCCGCGAATCGTGAAGAAGGCGCGTAAGCTGGAGCGCATCGCTTTTGAGGAAATGCTGGAACTGGCATCCGTCGGGGCGAAAGTCTTGCAGACTCGCAGCGTCGGATTGGCCATGAAGGAAAAAGTGCGGGTGCGGGTATTATCAAGCTTTGCGCCGATGACGGAACAGTCAGGCTCGCTGGTGGTGGACGAGGACGAGATTATGGAAAAGGAACTGGTTACGGGGATCGCTTATTCCTTGGATGAGGCGAAAATCTCGGTCCGCCGCATTCCGGATCGTCCCGGTATCGCCGCTGCGATTTTCAGCCCGCTGACGGCGGCACGCGTCAATGTCGATATGATCGTCCAGAGCGTCGGCTCGGACGGTATGACCAATATGACGTTTACAGTCGGCAAGGCGGATCAGGCGCGGGCTTTGGCAGCTTTGGAGGCGGAGAGCGACGTTATCCAATATGGCGAAATCCAGACCGATAGCGACGTCGTAAAGATCAGCGTCGTCGGTATTGGGATGCGTTCTCATTCCGGTATGGCCAGCACGATGTTCGAAACGCTGGCTGAACGTGGTATTAACGTTCAGGTGATTTCCACCAGCGAAATCAAGATTTCCGTTCTCATCGCCGCCGAATACATGGAATTGGCGGTGCGTGCATTGCATACCGCCTACGGATTGGACGCGGACTAA
- the ubiG gene encoding bifunctional 2-polyprenyl-6-hydroxyphenol methylase/3-demethylubiquinol 3-O-methyltransferase UbiG encodes MSDTSTSSVSPREIAQFDKLAAQWWDPRGPMRPLHEMNPLRTKWVNDRLAPLRAARGSDRLSLLDIGCGAGLASEAFAKFGHNVLGLDAAPDAIKAAQRHLLEHPLAENAGTLEYRNGSAEELVSEGKKFDAVTALEVIEHVTDPQAFLQLLTSLTKPGGMIAVSTMNRTLRSLAVAKIGAEYIARLLPIGTHDWKKFIKPEELSQMGRSAGLRMIDTAGMNYIPMQWRITRDTSINYIAIFARD; translated from the coding sequence ATGTCCGACACTTCCACTTCGTCCGTTTCACCCCGCGAAATTGCCCAATTCGACAAACTTGCAGCGCAGTGGTGGGACCCGCGCGGTCCCATGCGCCCACTGCATGAAATGAACCCGCTGCGCACAAAATGGGTTAACGACCGCCTGGCCCCGTTACGCGCGGCACGCGGGAGCGATCGCCTTTCTCTCCTGGATATCGGCTGCGGCGCGGGATTGGCCAGCGAAGCTTTCGCTAAATTCGGTCATAATGTCTTAGGGCTGGATGCTGCTCCCGATGCGATCAAAGCTGCTCAGCGTCATCTCTTAGAACATCCTCTGGCGGAAAACGCAGGCACTCTCGAATATCGCAACGGAAGCGCGGAGGAACTTGTGTCGGAAGGAAAGAAATTCGATGCAGTCACCGCTCTTGAAGTAATCGAACACGTTACGGACCCGCAGGCATTTCTCCAATTATTGACGTCGCTTACGAAGCCAGGCGGCATGATCGCCGTCTCGACCATGAACAGAACACTGCGCTCTCTGGCTGTCGCTAAAATCGGAGCGGAATACATCGCGCGGCTTCTTCCGATCGGCACGCACGATTGGAAGAAGTTCATCAAGCCGGAAGAACTCTCCCAGATGGGCCGTTCGGCGGGCCTACGGATGATCGATACCGCCGGAATGAACTATATTCCCATGCAATGGCGCATTACGCGGGATACGAGCATCAACTATATTGCGATCTTTGCGCGCGACTGA
- a CDS encoding lactonase family protein has translation MITKLSRRGFALGALSLAGAGEAIAQTQSDSAVAATPVPPQPPKPVSKTICFVGGYTKHGPPGSTGNGEGIAVFEMARDTGVLTPISTFTDIASPSFITMSKDHRFLYALSEISDFNKDGDGSVTAFAVDRKTGSLKKLNAVSSKGAVPAHLSVHHSGRYVLVANYMGGCVAVLPIKSDGSLGEATDVVHNTGPRQPERAADNPQGNFAISDHSGSHPHMIASDPSGKFVLADDAGLDRVYVWTLNLTTGKLQPAQTPYYDMTPGSAPRHFQFTRSGKILYNLCEQDSKVVVSAFDSATGAISNLQTVSTVTSHFHGSTLAAEILISADGKYVYASNRLGDSLAVFKIGEDNTLTLQDEVWMHADYGRALMFDPSGAFLFCANQRSDAVTSFKVDKETGELAFTQNFTPVGSPTTFAFMDTEV, from the coding sequence ATGATTACGAAGCTGTCTCGTCGTGGATTCGCTTTAGGAGCGCTAAGTTTGGCTGGAGCCGGGGAGGCGATTGCACAGACGCAAAGTGATTCTGCCGTAGCAGCAACGCCTGTTCCGCCGCAGCCACCCAAGCCGGTGTCGAAGACAATCTGCTTCGTTGGCGGTTATACCAAGCATGGCCCGCCGGGTTCGACTGGAAATGGGGAAGGTATCGCGGTCTTCGAAATGGCACGCGACACGGGCGTATTGACGCCGATCTCGACGTTTACGGACATTGCCAGCCCCTCTTTCATTACGATGAGCAAGGATCATCGTTTTCTCTATGCGTTGAGTGAAATCAGCGATTTTAATAAGGATGGCGACGGCTCGGTGACGGCTTTTGCCGTCGATCGTAAGACCGGGTCCTTGAAGAAACTCAATGCCGTGAGTTCCAAAGGCGCTGTCCCTGCGCATTTGAGCGTTCACCACTCGGGGCGTTATGTTCTCGTGGCAAATTACATGGGTGGATGCGTCGCGGTTCTGCCGATCAAGTCGGACGGCTCGTTGGGCGAGGCGACGGATGTGGTTCATAACACCGGACCGCGCCAGCCGGAACGTGCGGCTGATAATCCTCAAGGAAATTTTGCGATTTCGGATCATTCCGGATCGCACCCGCATATGATCGCGAGTGATCCGAGCGGGAAGTTCGTTTTGGCGGATGATGCGGGGCTGGATCGTGTTTATGTCTGGACGCTCAACCTGACCACCGGCAAGCTTCAACCAGCTCAAACGCCATATTACGATATGACGCCGGGCAGCGCGCCGCGCCATTTCCAGTTCACGCGTTCGGGCAAGATTTTGTACAATCTATGTGAGCAGGACTCCAAAGTTGTTGTTTCTGCTTTCGACTCGGCAACGGGCGCGATCAGCAATCTTCAGACCGTCAGCACTGTGACTTCGCATTTTCACGGGAGCACTTTGGCGGCTGAAATCCTGATTTCAGCGGATGGAAAATACGTCTATGCCTCGAACCGGCTTGGCGATTCGTTGGCCGTGTTCAAGATCGGAGAGGACAACACGCTCACTCTCCAGGACGAAGTGTGGATGCACGCGGATTACGGGCGCGCATTGATGTTCGACCCTTCGGGAGCGTTCCTGTTCTGCGCAAATCAGCGTAGCGATGCCGTGACGTCGTTCAAGGTCGATAAGGAGACGGGAGAGTTGGCTTTCACGCAAAACTTCACGCCCGTCGGCAGCCCGACAACGTTCGCTTTTATGGATACCGAAGTCTAA
- a CDS encoding DUF2147 domain-containing protein produces MPKRIAGLGAIFFGAILAMLAPQTSYAQTRGNPPAPEEGLWLAQQHDGVFQIGHCGDTLCGKLIGMQYDKDAPKDVWGRPQCGLMMLTDFKRTDDDKHWHGHILDPETGRTYDSRIWTSSPDILKLRGFILGIPLLGETQTWTRYHGTIGPNCKLP; encoded by the coding sequence ATGCCTAAACGGATTGCAGGATTGGGCGCGATATTTTTCGGGGCAATATTGGCGATGCTCGCACCACAAACATCATATGCTCAGACACGTGGAAATCCGCCCGCGCCGGAAGAAGGGCTGTGGCTTGCGCAGCAGCATGACGGTGTTTTTCAAATCGGCCATTGCGGCGATACGCTCTGCGGCAAGCTGATCGGCATGCAATATGATAAGGATGCTCCGAAAGACGTTTGGGGGCGACCGCAATGCGGCTTGATGATGCTGACGGATTTCAAGCGCACCGATGACGATAAACATTGGCATGGGCATATTCTTGACCCTGAAACGGGCCGAACGTACGACTCTCGTATTTGGACATCATCTCCCGATATTTTGAAACTGCGCGGCTTCATTCTTGGTATTCCCTTGTTAGGGGAAACGCAGACATGGACGCGCTATCACGGGACCATCGGTCCGAATTGTAAATTACCTTAG
- a CDS encoding DUF1178 family protein: MIHYRLRCIGQHHEFEGWFKNAEAFTQQMEAGQLLCPHCGGQDIEKALMAPAIARKREDVPAPAPVAAMPDDVRAALQKIRAVVEAHCDDVGTNFAAEALKRHHADMESAPPTRGIYGVMQPDEREMLEEEGVDFAMMPWIGRADA, encoded by the coding sequence ATGATCCACTATCGGTTGCGCTGTATCGGCCAGCACCACGAATTCGAGGGTTGGTTTAAGAACGCGGAAGCATTCACTCAGCAGATGGAAGCGGGCCAACTTCTTTGCCCTCATTGTGGCGGCCAGGACATCGAAAAGGCGCTCATGGCCCCGGCGATTGCGCGCAAACGAGAAGATGTGCCTGCACCGGCGCCCGTTGCGGCAATGCCGGACGATGTTCGTGCCGCCTTGCAGAAAATACGTGCTGTGGTGGAAGCACATTGCGATGACGTGGGAACGAATTTTGCCGCGGAGGCTTTGAAGCGTCATCATGCCGATATGGAATCGGCTCCGCCGACGCGCGGCATCTATGGCGTTATGCAGCCTGATGAGCGTGAAATGCTTGAAGAGGAAGGTGTGGATTTCGCCATGATGCCTTGGATCGGACGTGCCGATGCCTAA
- the grxC gene encoding glutaredoxin 3 — MAKIEIYTQPGCPYCVRAVRLLEEKGISFKEINAPHGTQERKDSVRRSGGLTTVPQIFIDDRSIGGCTDLMALDRSGQLEMLLSQA; from the coding sequence ATGGCGAAGATTGAAATCTACACTCAGCCCGGTTGCCCTTATTGCGTGCGTGCGGTTCGGTTGCTTGAGGAAAAAGGCATTTCGTTTAAAGAGATCAACGCGCCTCACGGAACGCAAGAGCGTAAGGACTCGGTCCGGCGTTCCGGCGGTTTGACGACGGTGCCGCAGATTTTTATTGATGATCGCTCCATTGGCGGTTGCACGGATCTCATGGCTTTGGACCGGTCGGGGCAGTTGGAGATGCTGCTTTCTCAGGCATGA
- a CDS encoding ComF family protein, whose translation MKSFFAALRHLGGGIVNVALPPSCMACGAETAQAGLLCSACFSKIAFISDPCCDACGVPLTATGFAQRGLCTDCEQEHPVWRRSRGAFIYDDFSRRLILGLKYQDRTENALFLATQMRRAGTELLLNADWIVPVPLHRSRLWHRRYNQAALLAKYLARNYRNLNFKPDILKRARNTRSLASMPARQRAEMMKEAILVPARHRQAVKGRRIVLIDDVLTTGATAGMCAQVLLEAGAASVDVLVAARTSRRLPERNEDQ comes from the coding sequence ATGAAGAGCTTTTTCGCCGCTTTGAGGCATTTGGGCGGCGGCATTGTAAATGTGGCTCTTCCACCGAGTTGTATGGCGTGTGGCGCCGAGACGGCTCAGGCAGGATTGTTATGTTCTGCCTGCTTTTCCAAAATTGCGTTCATTTCTGATCCATGCTGCGATGCCTGTGGCGTTCCCTTAACTGCAACAGGATTTGCGCAACGGGGCTTGTGCACCGATTGCGAACAAGAGCATCCCGTTTGGCGGCGGTCGCGCGGCGCTTTCATCTATGATGATTTCTCACGACGATTGATCTTGGGCTTGAAATACCAAGACCGCACGGAGAATGCTTTGTTTCTCGCCACGCAAATGCGTCGTGCCGGAACTGAATTATTATTGAACGCGGATTGGATCGTGCCTGTTCCGCTTCATAGAAGCCGATTGTGGCATCGACGTTACAATCAGGCGGCGTTATTAGCGAAATACCTTGCGCGAAATTATCGGAACCTTAACTTCAAACCGGATATTCTAAAGAGAGCGCGCAACACGCGCTCTCTGGCTTCGATGCCAGCTAGGCAACGTGCCGAGATGATGAAAGAGGCGATTCTTGTCCCTGCTCGACACAGACAAGCGGTGAAGGGGCGGAGGATTGTATTGATTGATGATGTATTGACCACGGGGGCGACTGCGGGCATGTGCGCGCAGGTATTGCTTGAAGCTGGTGCCGCTTCGGTTGATGTTCTTGTGGCGGCGCGGACATCTCGGCGTTTGCCTGAACGAAACGAAGATCAATAA
- a CDS encoding DUF3553 domain-containing protein — protein sequence MIDEPFQTFLEPGQIVVHPDHPEWGQGQIQSVIGARVTVNFENQGKVLINAEHVFLETV from the coding sequence ATGATAGACGAACCGTTTCAGACTTTTCTCGAACCGGGACAAATTGTAGTTCACCCTGACCATCCGGAATGGGGGCAAGGGCAAATACAGTCCGTCATCGGTGCCCGCGTGACCGTGAATTTTGAAAATCAGGGTAAGGTCCTGATCAACGCCGAGCATGTTTTTCTTGAAACTGTTTAG
- the pgmG gene encoding phosphoglucomutase/phosphomannomutase PgmG: MGFRHSLDASSLREYDIRGIVGKTLSVADAFAIGRTFASMLARNGGKTIVVGLDGRLTSPELEEAVVEGALASGANVTRVGRGPTPMIYFAAITLKADGAIMVTGSHNPPAYNGFKMMENGQSFFGDQIRELGALAAAGDVVPQSRGSLRTIDVTNEYVARLLQDYDQGERRLKVVWDSGNSAAGEVLAKLVAKLPGEHILLNAEIDGRFPAHHPDPTIPENLVQLQKTVRDQKADLGIAFDGDADRIGIVDNQGEILWADQILIVLAREILKDRPGATVIADTKASQTLFDEIEKAGGTPLMWKTGHSLMKSKMVETHAPLAGEMSGHIFFADKWYGFDDALYTAVRFLSILSRISIPLSSVREQLPYMTSTPELRFECDDVRKFEVVEEVAKRLRKAGADVLEVDGVRVRTPDGWWLLRASNTQPALVARVEGQDSAALHRLIAALVAQLELSKVAAPDFSKAGV; the protein is encoded by the coding sequence ATGGGTTTCCGCCACAGTTTGGATGCCAGCAGCCTTCGTGAATATGATATTCGCGGGATAGTTGGCAAAACCCTAAGTGTGGCGGATGCTTTTGCCATTGGGCGGACTTTCGCCAGTATGTTGGCGAGAAATGGCGGTAAGACGATCGTCGTTGGATTGGATGGTCGTCTTACATCCCCCGAATTAGAAGAAGCTGTTGTTGAAGGCGCGTTGGCCTCAGGCGCGAATGTTACCCGCGTTGGGCGCGGCCCGACACCGATGATTTATTTCGCCGCGATCACGTTGAAAGCGGATGGTGCGATTATGGTGACGGGAAGTCACAACCCGCCAGCGTATAACGGTTTCAAAATGATGGAGAACGGACAGTCGTTCTTTGGTGACCAAATCCGTGAACTTGGCGCCCTGGCCGCTGCGGGAGATGTGGTTCCGCAGAGTAGGGGCAGCCTACGAACGATTGACGTGACGAACGAGTATGTCGCGCGTTTATTGCAAGATTATGATCAAGGCGAACGACGGCTGAAAGTCGTTTGGGATAGTGGGAATTCTGCTGCAGGTGAGGTTCTCGCCAAGCTGGTGGCAAAACTGCCGGGCGAGCATATTCTTCTGAACGCGGAGATTGACGGGCGTTTTCCTGCGCATCATCCCGATCCGACGATACCGGAAAATCTGGTTCAACTGCAAAAGACGGTTAGAGACCAAAAGGCCGATTTAGGCATTGCTTTCGACGGTGATGCCGACCGGATCGGTATTGTGGACAATCAGGGCGAAATTCTCTGGGCCGACCAAATCCTTATCGTGTTGGCACGTGAAATTCTGAAGGATCGTCCAGGGGCAACGGTCATTGCGGATACGAAAGCCAGCCAAACTCTATTCGACGAGATCGAAAAAGCGGGTGGCACGCCGCTGATGTGGAAAACGGGCCATTCGCTGATGAAGTCGAAAATGGTGGAGACGCATGCTCCGCTTGCTGGAGAAATGTCGGGGCATATTTTCTTTGCCGACAAATGGTATGGATTCGACGATGCGCTTTATACCGCCGTTCGTTTCCTTAGTATTTTATCGCGAATTTCCATTCCCCTCTCGTCTGTGCGGGAACAACTGCCTTATATGACCTCCACGCCCGAGCTTCGGTTCGAATGCGATGATGTCCGCAAATTCGAGGTGGTCGAAGAAGTTGCAAAACGCCTGCGCAAGGCGGGAGCGGATGTTTTGGAGGTAGATGGCGTGCGTGTGCGGACGCCGGATGGCTGGTGGTTGCTGCGCGCCTCGAACACGCAGCCTGCTCTTGTGGCGCGTGTTGAAGGTCAGGACTCTGCCGCTTTGCATCGGTTGATTGCAGCGCTTGTGGCTCAACTTGAATTATCTAAAGTCGCGGCGCCGGATTTTTCCAAAGCTGGCGTCTAG
- the galU gene encoding UTP--glucose-1-phosphate uridylyltransferase GalU → MIKPLKKAVLPVAGLGTRFLPATKAMPKEMLPVVDRPLIQYAIDEARKAGIEEFCLITGRGKDSLIDYFDVAFELETTLKERGKTAQLEALKPTGIEAGSLVAVRQQEPLGLGHAIWCARSFIGDDPFAILLPDDIVKSEQGCISQLVEAYNQTGGNVVAVTEVPREQTNRYGILDVGKDDGKLVEVTGLVEKPDPKDAPSNLSVIGRYILRPEVMTHLAKLERGAGGEVQLTDAMAKLIGHMPFHGLRYEGERFDCGDKVGFLEAQIAFSIDRADLGPAVREFLKKYANA, encoded by the coding sequence GTGATTAAGCCGTTGAAGAAAGCTGTGTTGCCAGTTGCGGGTCTCGGCACGCGCTTCCTGCCAGCCACGAAGGCGATGCCGAAGGAGATGCTGCCGGTTGTCGACCGTCCGCTGATCCAATACGCGATTGATGAGGCGCGCAAAGCCGGAATTGAAGAGTTCTGCCTTATTACCGGTCGCGGCAAAGACAGCCTGATCGATTATTTCGATGTTGCCTTCGAGCTTGAGACCACGCTGAAGGAACGCGGCAAGACGGCGCAGCTGGAAGCTTTGAAGCCCACGGGCATCGAAGCGGGTTCACTGGTAGCAGTGCGTCAGCAAGAGCCTTTGGGCTTGGGACATGCCATTTGGTGCGCGCGTTCCTTTATTGGGGACGATCCGTTCGCCATTCTGCTGCCGGACGATATCGTCAAGAGCGAGCAGGGATGTATTTCGCAGCTGGTCGAAGCCTACAACCAGACCGGTGGTAACGTAGTCGCCGTGACGGAAGTGCCGCGCGAGCAGACCAATCGCTACGGTATTCTGGATGTCGGTAAGGATGACGGAAAGCTGGTGGAAGTCACCGGCTTGGTAGAGAAGCCCGATCCCAAGGATGCACCGTCGAATCTCTCGGTGATCGGTCGCTATATTCTGCGTCCGGAAGTCATGACGCATCTGGCGAAGTTGGAGCGTGGTGCGGGCGGCGAAGTTCAACTGACGGACGCTATGGCCAAATTGATCGGGCATATGCCGTTCCATGGTCTTCGTTATGAAGGCGAGCGTTTTGATTGCGGCGATAAGGTGGGCTTCCTGGAAGCGCAGATCGCTTTCTCGATCGACCGTGCGGATCTTGGTCCGGCTGTGCGTGAGTTCCTGAAGAAATACGCCAACGCGTAA
- the lipB gene encoding lipoyl(octanoyl) transferase LipB has translation MHEPRAIVSDEIYDKILWEKSEKLIPYPEAIHFMEERKHAIRAESAAELLWFLEHPAVFTAGTSARDEDLINPHGFDTYNAGRGGQWTYHGPRQRVVYLMLDLQRPHGPTPPRDLRAFVQSLEQWIIASLMQLGIKGEVREGRVGVWVIDPPTGREAKIAALGIRISRWVSWHGVSINFNPDLSHFDGIVPCGIREFGVTSIQRFNPDLTMADLDAALLENWPTFFGAQPVFNQPSGGEKVPAGKTVPS, from the coding sequence ATGCATGAACCACGAGCAATCGTCTCTGACGAGATTTATGACAAAATTCTTTGGGAAAAGAGCGAAAAGCTCATTCCCTACCCGGAAGCCATCCATTTCATGGAGGAGCGCAAGCACGCTATCCGAGCCGAGTCTGCCGCGGAACTCCTTTGGTTTCTTGAGCATCCTGCGGTTTTCACGGCCGGCACTTCCGCCCGCGATGAAGATCTCATCAATCCCCATGGCTTCGACACATATAATGCCGGACGCGGGGGCCAATGGACTTATCACGGCCCAAGGCAGCGGGTTGTCTATCTTATGCTCGATTTGCAGCGCCCCCACGGTCCGACCCCGCCGCGCGATCTTCGCGCCTTCGTCCAATCTCTGGAGCAATGGATCATTGCGTCCCTCATGCAGTTGGGAATCAAAGGAGAAGTGCGCGAAGGCCGAGTCGGCGTTTGGGTGATCGATCCACCGACCGGACGGGAGGCTAAGATTGCCGCACTCGGTATCCGCATTAGCCGATGGGTGAGTTGGCATGGCGTCTCGATCAACTTCAACCCGGATCTGAGCCATTTCGACGGTATCGTTCCCTGCGGCATTCGCGAATTCGGCGTCACCAGCATTCAGCGGTTCAATCCCGACCTGACCATGGCCGATCTCGATGCCGCCTTGCTAGAAAACTGGCCTACCTTCTTCGGTGCTCAGCCCGTTTTCAATCAGCCTTCGGGGGGAGAGAAAGTGCCTGCCGGGAAAACGGTGCCTTCTTGA
- a CDS encoding LolA family protein encodes MTLSRRAALSLGISGVLTACATSGVAMLPPDQRRDAERVAHYLNGLRGVTAEFTQTGPGDDVSAGRFSYDPGHLRLDYVTPHPMTLVAANGRIVMNDSATGAVTHLSLSRNPLGLLLRTPIRFDHGIQITGVQRGVNSLQISAAEADNPSQGLLTMQFADRQDQLTLIGLDGVDARQHRLVLHIRRLQEGTVFPAGTFSPPEG; translated from the coding sequence ATGACCTTAAGCCGACGTGCTGCCTTATCGTTGGGAATAAGCGGGGTTTTGACGGCATGCGCGACGAGTGGCGTGGCAATGCTGCCGCCCGATCAGCGGCGCGATGCCGAACGTGTGGCGCATTACCTGAACGGCTTACGGGGCGTTACAGCGGAATTTACGCAGACGGGGCCTGGGGATGATGTGAGTGCGGGGCGTTTTTCCTATGATCCCGGTCATTTGCGGCTGGATTACGTAACGCCACATCCCATGACATTGGTCGCGGCCAATGGGCGGATCGTCATGAACGATTCCGCGACGGGAGCGGTGACGCATCTTAGCCTTTCGCGCAATCCTCTTGGTTTGCTGCTTCGCACCCCGATACGATTCGATCATGGCATTCAAATCACAGGCGTTCAGCGGGGTGTGAACTCGTTACAGATTTCCGCCGCCGAGGCGGATAACCCATCGCAAGGTCTTCTGACGATGCAGTTTGCTGACCGTCAGGACCAACTCACGCTGATCGGGTTGGATGGGGTGGATGCGCGCCAGCACCGTCTGGTTCTGCATATCCGCCGCCTTCAAGAAGGCACCGTTTTCCCGGCAGGCACTTTCTCTCCCCCCGAAGGCTGA
- a CDS encoding BolA family protein: MSELRERAVRMAGVLEKALEPQNLQIQDDSAKHAGHAAKKGLDGGETHFTISVVSPRFSGLNRVARHRLVNELLAPEFETGLHALSLVLLTPEE; encoded by the coding sequence ATGAGCGAATTACGAGAGCGTGCCGTGAGAATGGCGGGTGTGCTCGAAAAGGCGTTGGAGCCGCAAAACCTTCAAATCCAGGATGACAGCGCCAAGCATGCTGGACATGCGGCGAAGAAGGGGCTGGATGGCGGGGAGACGCATTTTACGATTTCCGTTGTTAGCCCGCGTTTCTCAGGGCTGAACCGTGTGGCACGGCATCGGCTGGTGAATGAATTGCTGGCGCCGGAGTTTGAAACGGGATTGCATGCGCTGTCTCTCGTCTTGCTGACGCCGGAGGAATAA